CTGGGCGGACCTCTTCGCGCCTCGCTCGGCCGGAGCGCCCCCGCCGCGGCCGGCGCACGCGGCGTCTCCACCCGAGATCGGCCAGGGCTCGACGCTCGCAACGGGGCGGCCCGGCAGCCGCCACCCCTTGAGCGAGGCGCGCCCCGAGACGGCCCATGCGGAGTCGGTCGCCCGATCGGACGATCCCCACGCGGATACCAGGCTGTCGAGCAGCCCGGGGCTGACGCAGGAGCGCCTCCGAGAGACGCTGGCTGACGGGCGCCCCGGCCCCGAGCACCCCGTCAGCGAGGCGCAGCGCTGAGCAGCGAACCGCAGCGCCGATGGCCCCACCCGGCGCGGACCCTCCGGCGCCTGCTTGACAGCGGCCGTGCTCCCGCGAACACTTCGCCTCACGGGCCTCTCCGAGCCCGGCACCTCGCTCGCCGCCGGCACGGCTCCGCGAGGGGCGAAGAGGGCGCTGCCCTTCGGCGGTCTCCGCTCGTGATGCTGCCGCTCTTCCGTCGGTGCCGGCCGACAAGGACCGATCTCGGCAGATCACCTGGACAGGGCCGATGGGGAACCGCCACCACCACAAGAAGCTGCGCGCCGACGTCCGCGCCAGGATGTCCCGGACCGGCGAGAGCTACCAGAAGGCGCTCGCGCAGATCCTCGACGAGCGTTCCACGCCGAAGGCGGCGCGGAACGTCGATCTCGTGCCGATCGATTACTTCGGCGCGCCCGCCGCGCTCGCGACCTTCGAGATCGCGGGGCGGCTCGCGTGTCTCGTCGTCTCGAGCCGTCATCGCCTGATGCCGTTCCCCCAGAGCCCCCTCGTCGCCCTGGCGATGCGTGGGCCTCGGGCCATCCATTGAGTGATCTCCGCGATCCCGAGTGTCGCGAGGTCATGATGAGCACGTCAACGAGAGATCGAATCAATGCCTTTCGCGCGCAAGGCCTCTTCATCGCGCGCGCTTTCCTCGACATCGCCGAGCGCGCCGAGCTCCGCCGCGCGTGCGACGCCGCGCTCCTCCGCACACGAGCGCTCTCCCGGGAGACCGGTCACTCGACCCCCAGGATATCGCTCCTCACGGACGGCACGACCTGCTTTCAGGACGATCCCTGCGCGCTGGAGCTCATCTCCACGTTCGTCGGCTCCCGGCGCGTCTGCGAGCTGCTCGCCGGCCTCTCGCGTCCGGGAGAGGAAGACACCCCGCGCCTGAAGGACGCGCATTACTACCACGAGCAGACAAGGCGCGACTGGGACGGGGACTGGCACCGAGACAGCCAGTTCGGCCAATCCGATCCAGAGATCGAGCGCGCGATCGTCGCGACGACGACATCGGTCCACTTCAGGGTGGCGCTGGAAGACGACGATCGGCTCGAGATCGTCCCCGGGTCCCACGCCCGCTGGGACACGCCGGACGAGCTCCGGATCCGCAGGGGCGCCGATCGGACCGCGCTGGACATGCCGAACGCCGCGCGCGTCGCCTTGCGCGCCGGAGACGCATGCATCTTCCACGCGTGGTCGATCCACCGCGCGACTTACCGTCGAGCTCCTCCACGTCGCACGATCGACGCCCTTTACACCTTCGCTCGTCCGAGAGTACGTCAGTGGACCCCGCCGGCGACGTGAGGCGCGGCCGTCCGCCGCCCGGCCATCGCGGCGCCCGCCCTCTCGCCTTCTGAGCCCGGACCCGACCTCGGCTCGGGCGGACGTCGCTCGCCCTCGGCCTCGCTTCGCCGCGCCGCCGTCCGGTCACCCGCCGTCGATCTTCTCCGCGAACACCGCCGCGAGCTTCTTCGATCTCCGCCCCATCACGGCCTCCCGCACCCGCTCCACGAGCGGCGCGTCGTGCCGGTGCAGCGCGAGCGCGCTCAGCGCCGCGATCGCGTGCACCTCCGCCCCCTCCTCGACGAGCGCCACGAGCGCGTCGTTCGCCGCGTCCGTGCGCAGCAGCGCCATCCCGAGCAGCACGCTGTCGCGCGGCCAGCGAGCCGCGCCCGCGCGCGCCGCCCCGGCGAGCTCGGCCTGCAAGATCGGCAGCGCCTCGGGCAGGCGCGATTCACCCAGCGCGAGCGCCGCCGCCTCCGCGGCGCCGTCGTCGCCTTGCTGCAGCACCTTCGCAACGAAGCCGAGGTACCGCCCCGGGAGCAGCCGCAGGAGCCCCCTGTAGCAGGCGCCGAGCACGTCCGGCTCCGGATCGCCGGAGAGCGCCTTCACGTGGAGCGCCGCCGCCGCCGCGTCGAGGCCGGAGTTGCCGAGCGCCGCAGCGGCCTCCGCGCGCGTGACCGGCTCGCGATCGGCGAGCAGCGGCGCGACCTCGAGCAGCGCCTCGCGGTGGCCGACGTGGACAAGCGCGTGGGCGCACAGCCCGCGCAGCCCAGCGGCCGTGTCGATCGGCTGCCCGAACGCCGGCTCGAGCTGCACGTGGCGCAGCCCCGCCAGGTAGGTGTCCGGCTCGTGCGCGTCGAACGCGAGCAGCGCCTCGACGATGCGGTTCTTGCCGGAGCAGCCCTTGTCGCTCTTGAGCGGCTCCTCGAGCAGCCGCGGGAACGCCCCCACCAGATCCGGCACGAGCTCCCGCAGCGCGAGGCGCCCCGCCATTGCCGCGGCCTCGCCGACCAGGTACCCGTTCCGGTCCGCGACGAGGCGGCGCAGCTCGGCCGCCGCCTGCGCGGGCGGCGCCTCCGCGAGGGCCGCGATCCTCGCGCGCTTCTCATCGAACGAGCGGGGGGCTGGCACCCGGGGAGCTTACAGCAGCCGCGCGCGAGGTCGCCTATCCTTGCCGCCCATGGCGCCCCGCCTGCCCCTGCTCCACCGCCTCGCCGGCGGGCTGGAGACCCGCCCCGTCAAGGCCGCGATCTCGCTCCTGATCCTCGTCTCGGTCCTGCCCATCCAGGGCCTCGACGAGCAGCTCCGCCCGTATTTCCTGGCGATCTTCGGCGTCGAGCTCCTCTTCCGGGCCGTCCTCCTCCGCCAGCGCGGGGACGGGCGGTCGCGCCTCGACGTGCTCCTCTTCGCCTTCGACATCATCGCGTGGATCAGCTTCCTGCCGCTCGAGCGGATCCTCGACGCGCACGCCGCCCACGCCCTCCCCATGCTGCGGCTCTCGCGGCTCTTCCTGCTCCTGCGCTTCACGCGCGAGATCGCGATCGACCTCTACGCGATCATGACGCGGCGCGAGCTGCTCGAGCAGTTCGGGCTCGTCACGCTGGCCGTCTGGGGGCTCGCGTTCGGCGCCTCCGTGCTGCTCAGCCACCTCGCGATCACGCACGACTACGATGGCAGCGGCCCGACCCCGGACACCACCTTCGTCGACCGGATCTGGTGGTCTTTCCGGCAGATCGAGAGCGCCGACAACCTCGTCGAGAACCTCCGGGTGCACCCCGTCGTGGCCGTCGTCTCGCTCGGCCTCACCATGGTGGGCGTCTTCATCACGTCGTTCATCATCGGCATCGGCGCCAACGTGGTCGATCAGGTCGTGCGCGCGGCGCGGCGGCGGCCGGTCCGCTACGCGGGCCACGCGCTCGTGATCGGCCCGGTGCACGAGGCGGAGATGCTGGTGCAGGAGTTCGTCCGGCTGTACGAGCGCCACCGCGCGCTCCGGAGCATCCGGCTCTCGGAGCTCTGGCAGTGGCTCATCCGCCGCGGGCCCCCGCCGACCCGCCACGCGCTCCCGCGGATGGCGCTCCTCGGCACCGAGGACGACCCGCCTGCCTACCTCTACGCGCCGGGGATGCGCTGGGTGAGCTACCGCCAGGGGGACAGCGCGCAGCCGGAGGCGCTCGAGCTCGTGGGCGCCGCCGAGGCGAAGCGGGCGCTGATCCTCGCGCGGCCCGACGCGGGGCCCGACGCCGACGCCCTGACGGCCATGGCGCTCTCCTCGTTCCGGGCGCAGAACCCGCACGGCCATGTGTTCGTCGAGGTGCAGGAGAGCAAGAACCGCGACCTCATCCAGGCGGTGGGCGGGCCCGGGACACATCCGCTCGACATGCAGCGGTTCCTCGGCTTCTTCCTCTGCCAGCACCTGCTCACGCCGGGCGTGGAGTCCCTCTACACCGACCTCATGACCGCGGACGGCTCGGAGTTCTACACGCACATCTTCCTGGGCGACGAGGCGGCCTGCGCCGTCGGCAAGCTCGGCGAGGCGCCGAAGCACGAGCTCTCGTTCTCGGACATGGCGCGCGCTGCCTACGAGAAGCAGGTGATCCTCGCGGGCGTGTTCCTCGGGAACGAGGCGGCGGTGCCGAAGCGCGAGGAGGGCAAGCTCGTGTCGGTCGAGGGGCTCGTGCCGTGGCTGAATCCGCTGCTCGATCCGCCCGAGGGATCGCCGGCGTGGGCGCTCGGCGCGCGGGCGGGCCGGGTGCCGGCGCAGCGGCTCCGGGGGCTCATCGGCGTATCGGCGACGTATGCGCCGCTCCTGGACTACGGGCGAGAGCTCTACAGGGGGCGGGGGATCGAGCGCGCCGCGGCGTCGGGCGGCGCGACGGCGGCGCAGGCGTGGGCGGCGAAGCTCTCGCTGCACCTCAACGAGATCGAGCGGGTGCTCATCGTCGGGTACAGCGCCGCGCTGCCCTCGCTGCTGCACGCGCTCGCGC
The nucleotide sequence above comes from Sorangium aterium. Encoded proteins:
- a CDS encoding phytanoyl-CoA dioxygenase family protein, which produces MMSTSTRDRINAFRAQGLFIARAFLDIAERAELRRACDAALLRTRALSRETGHSTPRISLLTDGTTCFQDDPCALELISTFVGSRRVCELLAGLSRPGEEDTPRLKDAHYYHEQTRRDWDGDWHRDSQFGQSDPEIERAIVATTTSVHFRVALEDDDRLEIVPGSHARWDTPDELRIRRGADRTALDMPNAARVALRAGDACIFHAWSIHRATYRRAPPRRTIDALYTFARPRVRQWTPPAT